Part of the Zingiber officinale cultivar Zhangliang chromosome 8A, Zo_v1.1, whole genome shotgun sequence genome, atcaggagatgatgtcgcgagaaggaaaaaggcagtggatcggtccgtggaccgatccatataaaccctgatcggtctgtaggaccgatcaggtcatatcctgatcggtcttgagaccgatcaggtgacgatctcaggagtgcgaggaaccgcacccattaagccctgatcggtctgtagaccgatcaggccataccctgatcggtcctcacgaccgatcagacataaatccaaaggtgtggatcggtccgctgaccgatccaccacactgtctgcacacactgtcagtttctgctgatttctgattcgtttctgatgcgtctgatctaacatctgcttgtgagctttttgagtaacaggttgcaggtaccatggtgatgcttgaattcaaatcaatgactatcaaaggaataaaacaaaatggtttttccactggttatcgctgcaaattgtgcaaaagaagcttcaacgttcactggcttgttcagttggctcactTGCTGCAATTagcttgactcttccttattggttcgagctcagagacaccagtgaagaccaaggatggtattggtgtgagctcagataatcagatgaggaagaagcgtgattggcgacgcctggttcgGCGACAGTGATACGTTACTAGTTGACGTGATTCGATGCAGTGGTTTGGCTCTGGCTAAAGACAGCAagagagcagagaaataagaaggaggtagAAGAGAGGTTTAAGAAGATTTCTTTCTTTGGTAGCAAACTCTCTGTTGACGTTCAAGCAAGGGTGTTCTGTGAAGCTCTTGGCTGTGAATCTACTTCGTCTTCACTCTCTGCattcattgtggctgtaagttgattgtgcattcattgtagccacaaaattctgtaagtctaagtcttgtgcttcattctaaatctgtcttgagactttgtgggaggtttctccaccgagaaggagaaatacttagccggaatctgtccgggggttgatctaccgaaagatcaagggatcgtccaccttacggacacgccgagaagtaggggcaagttatccccgaacctcgtacatcattgtgttagtggtggtgtgttttcttctttgcataAGTGTTAGTTTTGATTATtaccgctgtgctaacaaatctctgtgtagaaattttgtttttaagaggctattcaccccccctctagccatctaagatcccaacaactgtgtcctagtaatctaggttgagaatgtccccaagaggagctcataaggattgtcatgttaaaccctgcaggtggacttagtccgacatgacgatgaagttgagtggtactactcttggagctagatattaattaagtgagttgtcagtaacttacttaattagtggatatttgttatcttaaacacagggagactaacacactcatgataagaaggagcccaaaatgtaatttgggattggtgcggtagttcaataatagttctctagtggaatgaattattattgataaaattaagttgtgtgttcggggcgagcacaggatgcttaattttatcgggagaccaaaaccaattcctcctctcggtccctatcgtagcctcttaattatagagtactatacccacctatacccaccttcttacccatcctataggggttagccaagctagcttggagaccaagctagggtcggccatgggtatgttcatgggtgaattcatgtggccggccctattaaaataaaaaggaattttaattttaaaatttttcttatgtggataatataatttaaaagagagtttaaaaatttaaatccttccttttataagattctacaaaagattaagagaagagttaaaatctctttccttatttgtagattaaaaggttgattttaattttggtaaaaactttccttttaattatattcatgatttaaaagaaagtttaaaaattaaaaattctcttttattagtttctacaaaagattaagaaaagatttaatatctttccttatttgtagattgaaaggagattttaattttagagataactttcctttttggaaattatccacatgtttaaaagaaagattttaatttataaaatttctttttattaaccaatcatgaagggattaaaattattggagaaatttttataaatttctagaaacaaattaggaagttttaatttttattttaattaaaactctccttgttttggggagaagagtggccggccattataatttgaaaagagaaaattattttaattaaataaattttccttttcaatggcaaaagaattaaggaagtttttattaaattttccttatttgccaagaccaaggattataaaagagggggtagaggaggcttcaatgagaacgactctattctatttttcctctcttttctccttggttgtggccgaccctttctttcctctcctctcctttgtgtggccgaaaccttctcatggtggagatagctttggtggtcggatctaagaaggagagaaaagaagcctcttttctagcatcccttggagcatggtggtggtggccgaacctcttcatcctaggagaagttttgatggccgaaacttgtaaggaagaagaaggtgcttggtggttctcatctcggaagatcgttgcccacacaacgtccgaggttagaagagcaatacgatagaagatcaagaggtctttctaaaaggtataactagtaatttttctttccgcatcatactagttatttttggaaataataccaaatacaagaggcatgcgattctagtatttcgaatatgtttttcgatgttgtgttcttttgtttttttcctgatttgattgttcttttcggttaacctaaagttattttaggaaattaaatattagctttccataaaaggttttgtctagtcggtggtggttgctcccatatccaagaaggccatgtgcctcgccacgtcagtactgggaaccaattatggaaattaatatttaatggaattaataacttaaggtgatttgggtcgaacgtgttaagttccgcaggagacccaagtcaaaacctaaaagaacgaatagattaagttttggatcaaacgtgttaagttccgcaggcgattcaaaaatttaatttaaaagaacacatggtagctaggaaaaggttcagacctttgtacaaaatttttgtacagtggaacctctaggttttccgagtagcaaccaacacatggcTCTTCAGCTCATCATCCCCACGAGCATCCATCTCCTCATCAGCCAACTTCATGGAGTTACTTAGTAAATCTTTTTACATGGTTTTAGCTATAAAATAGAAAAAGGAATCAGTTAGAATCAATAGCAAAAGGAGGTTGAATTCCTTACTAAAGCTATCGAGCAATCGTACTCGGATGGGACTATGTACAGTATGCCCTCAATCATCAACTTATGGATGTGGTATTTCATATCAGACAATTGAGCGGGCATCGTGAGGTAGACCGACTCCCATTGATACACATCTAACTCGGGAGGGTTGGCCAATTCAATTTGCCACCAGGTCAAGCAGGTCACTGCAAGGATCGGTCGGATCGATAGAAGTAGCGAGACTTCCATTCTTTATTGGATGAGGACAGCTTATCAAAAAATACTACACCTACTCAAGTTTGGAAGATGAAGACGCTAGGCTCAGATTTCTTCagatagtaaaagtagtggaagaccCGGGGCTGCAGTGGGACTTGGTATAGACGAAATAGTACGATAACCACATATGCTAACCTAATAGAGTTAGGTGCTAATTGTTGCAAGGggatatgaaaataagaacaaacTTTTGAGAAAAATGGTGCAAGGGAAAATGGAGGCCAGTAAATAATTAGTCTTTGAAGTAAGTAAGATATTCGGTCGGAGGAAGATTGGTGCAGTTGTGGCCAGATGGGATGATGTTGTGATGGTTAGGAGAGATGGGATAGGTGAGACGCATCTGGTCTacctaccccccccccccccattgaAGTTAGAGGTGGTGGAGGTGTACCAGAGCTCGTGAATAGCAACATGAGGAGCAaaagccatggaagaggaagaaagttgaACGAAGGATAGAAGAAAATAAACTTATGATGAAAACAAGAAGCTTGGAGAATCATCAGCGACAACAGAAAGGAGAAGGTGAAAAAGAAGATGATTGAGAAAATGATAAAGCTGTGTCAAAGGGTGAGCCTTAAAAATGCTAATGACGACCACTCACAACCATTCGATCATGGGGATAGAGGAGAGAGGTTTAATCTAGATTGTTGAACTTGAACTACTAGCAGTCATATTAAATCTCAACTGTCACCTGTCACATCGAATATTCCTCATCATAGGCATGCGATGCGTGATAACAAGACACAGACGACATTTATGAGGGATGGAAGATAATAAACAAGCTTATTATAAAAAGACGCGCTCATCATATTGAGCATTAATTAGTAAATGACATGCCCTGTTTCCTTGGCGCCTGAGTGTTGTTAGCTCGAGCCGAGCGATGTTACAAAGAATGAGCATCCGGTCAGGAAACAAGGGATGCTGGAAGCACCATCAACTAAGTATAACATCAGCTAGTGCTGGGTGTTAAAATAAAGAGTGGATTGCCAATCGGACGACAAAAGACACAAATAACACAAGTGTCTAGTCAGTTGGatttacagcctccttcgactaaattTAAAAGGGAGacttatgatatgacaaataaggTGGGGTCCCCGAGTCAGATCAAAGTCCAGGAGGCCGGTTGACATAACAGTCAATGTCAAGGTGGGGTCAGCACTTGGGCTAGCGCAGTCGATCATCTAGGTCAAGAGGTTATTTGACTGGACCCTTTGGTCGGTCGAACCCCAAGTCTGTTAGTATTGATGAAACTCAAAAATCGAGTCAGTACCATCCTGAGCCAGGTCCTCTTCATCACTCGGGGTAGCACGGTTAGCTATTTTAGGCAAGTAATCTAGCCGATCGGACATACGGTCTGTCCAAACAAATTGGACACTTAGTCCGACCAGAGCGGCTGAGCGAAGGACGAGCCCCAAACAATATTCCTCAAATTTGACTTGGTTGCTCTTGCAAGCTACAACCGATCAGACTATAGAAGGGACTAGGTCAGTTGACCAGCTAAGCATAAGGGTCCTTCAACCCAACGACTTTACATTCCTTTTTGGAGTTTTGTACCACGGATGACAAAAACTATTCGATATGCAAGTTGTACACTATAAGCTTCCACACTGTTAAACGCAGAGATTGCGGGTCCATTTTAGGAAATGTGTCAAAGTATCTTTATGATCTATCTATTTTTAGAAATGCTTTGAGATTCATGTACAAACAAATagtaacactataaaaggggtctcTATCTACAGAAGCAAGTACGCAATGTTGCACAACTTTATGCATCCATAACCACTATTCATCGCTTTCAACTAaatcactaacttgagcattaGAGTGCCAGCACTGGGGACCCCTCACTTGCCCGGTTACCGATGTTCCTTTTGACACGTAGGATCGTTTGAGTCATTTTTTCTAATTAGGAGTCTTCGCCCAGTCAATATTAGAGTTGTTCCTGCTCTAAGACGCCTTAGGATGACTCGTCGATGAGTAAGCTCAGAGTTTGACCTCCATTGACAAGAAGAAGAGGGATCACCACCTTAAGGAATATCAGTAAATAAAGACGTCAGGAGGTGGCCCGACATTTTCACTCCGACTCTCAAGTCAAAAGAGATAacaagaaaagagagggaaataATAGGGGAACTTAGAAAAAACCTTGCATTCTGCCTCCTTGTGATACCAATTTATACCTATTTTGGTAACTCTCCGTCTTCTCCTATGTAATAGTATTAAGTGCTGACAAAAGACATCTTTGTTTTGTccttgatcctatctgaaagtcgaagagatggaaagctggggacgtggcgctcccgctGATCGCCTGTAGACTCCGCTCTGACTTGCAACACAGATGACTTCAGTGCCGAGCTGGGGAAGGAGTCCTCGGCGTTGgttctccgacactcaagtcagtcaccgatgaTGAAATAtaaggcggagcaacaagaataCTGTAGCACAAACAATGAATATCGCATGTATtgcgtacctccgtcgatgcttggaccccctttatatagagctcctgtagtgtGTGTGTACGCCTCCCAAGGCAAGCACACTTCCTAAAGTTTTCCCTAAAatgacttgtcagtaaagtgtctctaacacagttccttaacgggtcgagcatatctctgaagtgatagtggaaacttcattcgtacgatcttctggttgtccaTGCCCGGTGTCGGTGGCACCAActtccaaaaggatgtcgatggataacAGAGAGAGTATATTGCTGGGCCGAGCGGgctggccgctcggccgggactctACTGTCCTTGTGTCTCGTCCGCTCGATTGGGACTTCGTTGCAtgcgtccgctcggccggaactcCTCTATTCTCTTGCTACGTTCGCTCGGCCAAAACAACAGTATGCCAGTGTCACACCCGCTTAGCCGTGACTCCATTGTGCCAATGTCAAATCCTGCTACTTGTCTGAGCAGAGTAACCGCTCGGTAGAAGTTTCGCTCTGTCAATGCCAAGTCCTGCTGACTCGTCGAGCGAGGAAGCCGCTCGACTCAGATTCTACACCTCATCTTttccattgagcgtcggtcgTTTGACTTCTCCTCACGTTGAAGGCGGCCATGGATCGGGACCTCCTCCCTATGGTCGGGACATGGTCGCCCGACCGGTCGATGATATCTGAGTGTtaatcatcttgactttgacttccatcgTGACAACTATCTTCCGTAGGGTGGGGCCCCTCCTCATCACCACATCAGTCCTCTTGATATTCAATAGAGTTATAATGAATATAAAAAGaatgttctcttttattttttttttcttccccaCATTTAAGTGTCATCTTTAATGAAACCATAATAAATACATAGGAATGTTCTTTTTTGTTGTCTCTTGCCCTGTTTCCATACCTATCGCTTATTAACACTCTTGTCATTTCAGCTTCCAACAGTTACCACTGCCTACCAAATAAATCACTCTTCGCTCGATTGGGGAGTATTAGCACCTTGACTAACAACCATTTGAGCTATGTTTATCTTGGTTTGGATTAGTCTTCACCTAAACGTTAGATCCCGATCAGTAGTAGATTACGTAACTTTTCAGCTGCTAATAACTTCTGTTGTCTCCCAGTCGGTCAGATATTCTCTTTTACTTGATCCATCTTTGGCCCTTTCATCCACGCACGCTAGATTTCTTGACTTGGGAAAGACACGTGGTAGCCTTATCTTTTCCTTGTATCAAGTCATCCGCCCAGTGCATCATcttcccatatatatatatatatatatatatatatatatggggtgACCGACCCGACCCTACGAAAATTTTCCACTGGtcatcagggtaaatcgggaagcgcacgcgaCGGCCAGCCCAGAAGTCCGGTATCCTTTGGTTACGCTCCTCATTTGGatgaaaaattcctgcaaatacaTCGTAGCTGGGGTTCAAGCCATGAATACCTAAATGACAATTTGAATATCCTACCGTAATACTATAGTCGCGAGGACTACAAGCTCACATGAAGCTACTACATGAATAAGTTAACCAATAGCTATTTTCAAATATTGTTATCGGTTAAATACTAAATTTATTTGTATAGttatttgattatcttaaacaCTATTAATACCTATTATTTATGTTACACTATTAATTGAAAatctaaaatatataatataatgatTAAAAATTACATTTAAATATAAACGATTATATAATATTTCAGTGGGCCTGAATAAAGCACATTTGGAACATAAATTGGACCTACACAATGagtaaatttattaaaaagaaGCCTTTTGAGATAAAGACTGCGAATATGAGCTTTTTAGGGTAATTTCTCTTGAAGCAACTAAACAATCGgggaaaataatttataaaataacaattatttttttaaaaaaaatatcaataaatACATAATAGTTTTTTtggttattaaaattaaattcatgaTATTTAAGAAgtgaattaagaaaataaataaatggtTATGGAAGAGAATTTTATTGATTCGTGGATCTACAGAATTTTTCCCGGAGGTTCAAATTATGATAATGGCAAAATCTTCAGTAGATATGCCTAACGAGAGTGGGCCCGCATCATCAAACGCTAGGAGTAAGACAGAATTGACCGAGAAATAGTGCAATTAAAGTGGGaaaacatttatttattttttctttctctgttaattaaagttttaattatattatctTCAAAGCAATTGTCCAAAAATCGAATCTCCCGTTATATATTCCTATTTAATTTTGTAGCTAGatttatgaataaaattaaatggcttttaattattttttagtcTTCTTCTAGTCGATCCGTGAAGGCAACTCTCAGTTATTTAGCCGAGAGAAAGGGAAGCGTAGTAGGATACCAAAGAATATTCCGCCACCCAATCCACCCAATTATTACATGGGAGAAAAGCGAGAGGTGGCGGCCGCGGCGGAGGAGCAGGCGGCGGTGGCCACGGTGGCGAAGCCCAGCTGCTACTCCTTGGTCTTCAAGCTCCCTGCCGGTGGCGGCAACCATATGGCGTCGAGGGAGGATCGAGAGCCGGCGGAAGAGGAGCTCTTCGTGCCGCCGCTCAATTTCGCGATGGTCGATTGTGGCCTCTACCGCTCCGGTTTCCCGGATACTGCTAACTTTAGCTTTTTGAAGACGCTCAGCCTTCGCTCCGTCCTGTGCGCCGTTTTTTCtcgctttgttttttttttcctcgaTTTTAAGGTCGATTTGGGCAATGGAATTTGAATCGAGGGTTTTTGATCGAatgcttaaaaaaaaaatgggTGTTTTTTTGGTAGGTGCCTCTGCCCGGAGCCGTACCCGAAGGCGAACTTGGAGTTCCTTGAGGAGAATGGAATTAGGCTGTTCCAGTTCGGGATTGATGGCCGCAAGGTACATTTTTACCACCACATCTCAAAGGGTTTTTCTGATCTGATGCATGTTGGAATCGTTATTCATTACCAATATCTTTTAAATCGTGATTATCTTCATTTGCTTTTCCTGACCCTCTACTGCTCTGGCTTTAATTACGTGTTTGAATGTCCATTTGGATCTAGTTGATACTtttgtttgtgttttcttttcctccaactcTCTGCATGTCCATGCCGTATTTCAAGATTTTGGTTAACTTTTTCACTCTTGATAATTTTAATGGATAGAAAAGCTCTTGTAGAACAAACAGGGATTGATGTTCAACCGAGGTTTACCCTTTATCTCTCCTGTTTATTTTTGGCCTCCTCAACCCTTTAAAACTTGATATTGTCATGTTTTGTTCATCCCTGTGAATTTTCTTGAGAATATTTTGCATAAATGTAAAAACTTGAGCATGACTAGCTGTCCCATCTCTGAACTCAAGTTTCTTCGTTTCATAAACAGAAGCTAAGAATCTTAGTACGTTTGTTCATGCTATACTATTAGAAAGTGAGATTGTGAGCCACTTGTAACTGGTAACTGGACTGTTTCCCATAACAAACATGGTATATAATTATGGCATAATCATTTTTACTTCAAGAACAAAATTCTATTTTGCAACGTGTTTCTCTCAAGCTAACTCTGGATGGTTGAATTCTTAAATTGTTAATTTGCAAGATCACTTAAATTACTGCATGGTAGCTAGCTTGGTTCCActgtgtttttaatttatatattctgATCTATGAATTATTAAAAACAATTGATCATTGAACACCCTGTTGGAGAAAAATTATACTGTTGCTAGATTGAGAGGTTAATTAGTAATTCAATTTTCAGTGAATTATACAGGCTAACTGATGTAGCAAGATCTTTGACTATCACATGCATATGTAATATGACAAGAAACGAGTAACTTGCGTGTGTTTTTTCCCTTATTTCAAGAAGGAAGATTTGTGTATGCATCCAATGACAAGTAGATCTAGGGATCTCCAGGTTATCTTGTGATATAAACATCTATAAGACAGATGTATTTTTGAACAGTGGCATATTGAATGAGCTTGCTTTTTCTTCATGATAGCGATTGCTGAGTGGGCAATTGTTGCATAACCTAAAGCGCTATCAGATGCTGGAACATGATATAGATGTTGCAAATTTAGTCTAGCTATTGATTAAGAAGATGCTAGTCTCTTTCTCACGTATGTTGCTTTTCCTTGGTAATTTGTATTCGAAAGTAGTTCCAAAAGTTTTAATCATAGAGGATGACTTATCCTAGAAAAAACTGCATATTATTTAAGTCTTTTGGAATTTCTCATGAATATAGTAGAGTTCATGAACAATCATTGGCCCGATAACAGTCAGCATTGCTGTATGTTGTTTCACCATTCTAACTTTCATATGTATATCAGATTATCAGCCTGTTTACCTTTTTGAATTTTCATCCTTGGGCTTTTTACTATAAGCTTTTTTGACAGGAACCTTTCGTCAACATCCCCGAAGATACCATTACTGAGGCCCTGAAAGTAGTTCTTGGTATACTAATCTTTGATTGTTGATGCGAGATTCAATTATACTCCTATTTCATACATTCTTGAATTCTAATTTAAATTGCAGATGTTCGCAATCACCCTTTGCTTATTCATTGCAAACGTGGGAAGGTGAAATCTCTTTCTGTTATAAAATGGtccttcattttttttcatttacaAAAAGCTGAACGCTCTCATCTGCAAAATTGTGTACTTGTTCAGCATCGAACTGGTTGTTTGGTAGGATGCCTGAGAAAACTTCAGCATTGGTGTCTCACTTCAATTTTTGACGAGTACCAACGATTTGCTGCCGCAAAAACCAGAGTTACCGATCTAAGGTTCATAGAGCGTTTTGACACAGCTAGCCTGAGGTACCTGACAGCTTCGTTCTCGAGTTAGAAAGACTAGGTTTTCCCCCAGCAGTATCGAGGATCATATCGAAGAATAAGtcagaaaaaaaaatatgcattCCTACAGCAGTAATGGTTTTAAAGGatcccttgttatttgagccatgCTGCTAGTTATCTATGATTTACGATGACTACTTCAGTTCATTCTTAGTTTACATTTGCTCGTGATTTCTTACTTGAGGAACTGGAAGCGTTTCAGCTGTGCTTGTCATAAATTGTTGGTATCGCCTTATAGTTATGAATTTCGTGCAGTTAAATTTGCCCGATTGAAGTTCACAAGTCCATTGATATAGCGTGAAGCTTCTAACAGTTATCATCATGAAAACACAATTAAGGAATAACTCAAGCAGAAAGATTAGGTCTCGTGTAATATTTACATCTCCCCATATTTTCTAGTCGACAAGAATGCACTGATCGATCAACGTGTGTATAGCACTGGATCATTTTACAGTCATTCTACTAGTGGAACTTCATGGTGGCAAGAAGCTCCTCCAATTTCAACTTAAGCTCCTCCAATTTCAACTGCCAAACGAGCTGAAGTCTCCCCAATGACTGAAATTACTTGGCCGATGGTTTCCAATTTGCATCTTTCCTTCAGAAGTGTTTTGGCACAATTCAGGGCACGGCGCTCGCAGAATGCCCGACGGCTTGTATCAGCAATCGACTCAAAATCTTCAACATGAGCTACTCCAACAATTCTCCTGCGTCCCCAGGGAAAAGTAACGTCGGCAAAAACAAAAGCAGGGTTTCAAAGTTATAGCCAACTTTCTGCTGAGTTAAAGGAGAATTGGACAACtgagtgtattttttttttccagtaGCATTCAATTGTCGCATGGAACACAATAATCTTTAGGGTGTAAAGAATTGTGAGACAAGAttataaagaattaaaattactGAAGAAAAAACAATAATCTTTGAAGGTAGATAAAAAAATGAAATTGCACTTCAGAGTCTCGCAGAGCAAGTATCATATTGACTATCTGTCTTGGAGAAACATTTTATTTGCTATAAACATTATTCTTAACAATGCTTGATGGATTTGTACACTAAATAGCTGCTTACTCAATTCTCAATAATACCAATGCAGTCAATTCACTATCTAGAATTACACATTGTTTTCTATAAAACTATGAAAACTATCATTTCACGACTTCAGATAGATTTTGAAGAcggttaaactaatattttgaGCTTATCGCGTTTCCTAAAAAAAGGCATACAACTATTAAAATCCACAATAAAAATGTACCTTATCATCTTGGCAGCACCAAATCCAATAGAATCATGAAATAAATCAATCATGTACTTCTTCTGAGCAAGGAGTTGCAATTCGGGTTTGTTATAGATATCTGCAAGATATGCCTCACCGTGCCCATCAATGTTCTCATTCCAGAGAGAGACAAACTTCTGGTGAAAAAGATCCCAAGTTTCTTCTATCGTCTTCAGAATCCACCTCTTATACGCCTGCAAGAATGATATTTGTTGAAAATAAAAGACTAATCTTAGTAAATGATAGGCCAATACTATAATTACAATCTTATCTGGGTAGCATAATGAGCAGCCTACAAGGCTAGAAGAAAAGTGAAGTATCAGTTAAACCAGATAAAATAAGGCAATGTTGTGTGGGATGGCATGGAGAGAGTCAATCTCCTTGGGGTGTGTTGCAGTGCTTTCACATGGTTCCATACATATAATGAACACCTTATTGAATAGTAACTTTGGTTTCATACATATCATGCCCGACTAATTCTGAAGGTAGAGGGCTTTTCCCCCTGATTTGCCTAACGGATAAATTTGGAATACAGCTTATGCACACTCAGAAGCTTCCCATTTGGTTCTCTTAATGCTTCTCTAAGTGCTTTTCCACTCACCACACCCATGGGGTAGGCATATATCTTTTTGTTAAATGTTTACGTCACACAAACTGAAGTTTATCTAGTTTGTCGGTATACactagaaagatttaaaaaaatagcaATTCTGAGAAAATTTCTTTCATACTACATGCAAGAGCCAAATGCAGAACTCAAATATGGACAGTCTTCTGGGTTTAATTGtccccgcccccccccccccccccttttgcaATTTTTAGTGATTCCAAAACAACAAATTAACTGAAAAGTTTCCAGAATGCTTCCAAACTTAAAGGCATTATTGTTAACTCATTCATTACCTCCCGGTCATCATCCTTATTAGCATGCCCATCTTGAGAAAAGAAAGCCAAAATCAAGTTTCCCAAGAAAGCTCCTATATCGTATCCCATAGGTCCATAAAATGCAAATTCAGAATCGATGACTTGTGTAGAATCATTAGTCACCATGACAGAACCAGTGTGAAGGTCTCCATGAATCATAGCTTGTGCTCTATCACAGAACCTACAGATTTAATTAATACAATACTTAGTAGACTAAATTAAACAACAGAGCTGACAAATATGAATGCTGAGATATATGGTACATGGATTTCAATCCAGCAACTTGGATTTTTAAGGTGTCATCCTCTCGAATCGCCTCAGCATCATGGTCAAGGTAAGGTGAAGTCCAACGGTTATACTGAGCCACCTTATATGGATCTGAAAAAACAACTTGCTCTGTGAGCCTGCATAGCTCATTCCCACAATACTCTGCCACTGCAAAACAACAATTGAAGAGATTGTCAACAAATAAAAGTGAAAAATTGAGAAATCTTAAAGACACAGAAGTAAGAAATAGTTATGGTCATTTCTATTATTTGGGAAAATTGCATTTTTAATTGGACTTTGGAAAAAAATGGTTGCAACCCAATTGTGCTCGACTCACTTCCATGA contains:
- the LOC122007836 gene encoding methylthioribose kinase 1-like; the protein is MEAADDGFRPLDVEAVVEYIKDTPALRALLGEQLEGLSVKEVGDGNLNFVYIVSGPGGSFVLKQALPYVRSVGISWPMSKERTYFEMLALKEHGRLCPYHVPEVYHFDRPMSLIAMRYLEPPHIVLRKGLIAGIEYPLLAQHMSDFMARTLFFTSLLYHSTLEHRKAVAEYCGNELCRLTEQVVFSDPYKVAQYNRWTSPYLDHDAEAIREDDTLKIQVAGLKSMFCDRAQAMIHGDLHTGSVMVTNDSTQVIDSEFAFYGPMGYDIGAFLGNLILAFFSQDGHANKDDDREAYKRWILKTIEETWDLFHQKFVSLWNENIDGHGEAYLADIYNKPELQLLAQKKYMIDLFHDSIGFGAAKMIRRIVGVAHVEDFESIADTSRRAFCERRALNCAKTLLKERCKLETIGQVISVIGETSARLAVEIGGA
- the LOC122007837 gene encoding tyrosine-protein phosphatase DSP1-like, which produces MGEKREVAAAAEEQAAVATVAKPSCYSLVFKLPAGGGNHMASREDREPAEEELFVPPLNFAMVDCGLYRSGFPDTANFSFLKTLSLRSVLCLCPEPYPKANLEFLEENGIRLFQFGIDGRKEPFVNIPEDTITEALKVVLDVRNHPLLIHCKRGKHRTGCLVGCLRKLQHWCLTSIFDEYQRFAAAKTRVTDLRFIERFDTASLRYLTASFSS